The Gadus morhua chromosome 18, gadMor3.0, whole genome shotgun sequence DNA segment TAGACATTTAGACATCAGACCTAAATACCTTTAGACATCAGACCTAAACACCTTTAGAGATCAGACCTAAACATCTTTAGACATCAGACCTAAACACCTTTAGACAGTTAGACATCAGACCTAAACACCTTTAGACAGTTAGACATCAGACCTAAACACCTTTAGACAGTTAGACATCAGACCTAAACACGTTTAGACAGTTAGACATCAGACCTAAACACCTTTAGACAGTTAGACATCAGACCTAAACACCTTTAGAGATCAGACCTAAACACCTTTGGACATCAAACCTAAACACCTTTAAACACCAGCCCTAAACACCTTTAGGCAGTTAGAAATCTGACCTAAACATCTTCAGACAGTTATATATCTGACCTTAACACGTTTAGAAAGTTAGGCATCAAATTTATACACCAAAAGACATAAACCCCTTTGGGCTTCAGACCTAAACACCATCAGACATCCAACCTAAACACCTTCAGACTGTTAGAAATGCATACTGTTAAACAAGCTGCAACAATCAGAAACCTCCGCTTGGCTGCTGTAGTCGGCGTTGAGGGAAGTGCACTCCGTGTAGTTGGCCCATGTGCGGTTCAGGGCATTGGCCTGCTCCCAGGCCCCAGAGATGTCACATTGCCGATGAACCCGACCTGTGACCAAGAAAGTTCTCAGTGTTGACCACTGACTTAATACCATAATGAATACACCTAATAGTGTAAGgaatacaacaaaaacaatagtAAATAGACAAAACACGATAGAAGATACACTTTATATTGTAGTAAATACACAGAATACTATAAGAAtaaacaacatgcacacacaggataATCAATAATAATGTAGTAAGTTGATATTTACATTCAAGAACTTCAAGActcttttttttccccacaATGAAAGCACACAATCCCAACTGGAGTATCAACCAGAAATAAACTATTAAATATCCCACTGCCAAGGCAGGCACTGTCTATTATAGAGAAGACTGTCGCTATACCTTTGTGGTTGAAGTCATAGATGTACTCTGGACAGGGTATGGACACCCACTCTCCAGCTCCGCCGCTGGGCCAGCAGACGATACCGTCCCACTCAGGAACACACTCGCCTGCTAGGGTTACACTAGGGTTACACTAGGGTTACACTAGTGAAACACTAGGGATGTGTTAGGGTTAGATCAGGGTTACAGGTTAGATTTGGGTTGGAATAGGGTTATGCGTTAGACTACTGTTAGCCATTAGGGGTGGACTAGGATGGGATAGAGTAAGGGGTTAGACTCGTGTTAGACTAGGGTTAGGATTTAGACTAGGGTAAGAATATATTTAGGGGATAGAATAGCGTTGGATATGATTGTTGTTTAGACGACGCATTGAAGAGTTAGGGGTTTGACTAGGGTAAGACCAGTGTAATATAGTATTAAGGGTTAGACTAGGATTAGAAAAGAGTGAGACTAGGATTAGGGTTTAGATAAGGGTTAGACTAGGATTAAGTGTTAGATTCGAGTTAGGGCTAGACAAGTGCTAGAGGTTATACAAGGGTTAGAATAAGGTGATGGGTGAACTACCCTGTTGGGGAGAGGAGTTACACTAGGTATAAAAACTGTAATTCAATGCAGAAAAAAATGATAGATCAAAAACATTATACACTGGGCTTATTCCCCAGCAGGGGATAGCGGTTGTACTGGCCAATTCCCAGTCTCCACCAGTAGAATACATTGGCTGTATATAGAAGCCCCAAATATGTCTGGTAGATGACATTGCATGTGCCGGGCAGCTTCTAGTATATTCAGGACAAGTCTCTGCTTGTATTGGGCAAAAGTTTTTCCACCATTGAGATGTGTTGCATTtcacgcacctgtgattgacaggcaagatcaCGTAAGCTAAGCCCCGATTGGTCGGAAattgtccgggagcgttctttAAATCAAACTTGACTCCTTTTTTTGAGTCACCTTTCCATCACTCAGAGCTGACAGAAGGCCATGCCATTTGTAcaaaattacactcaaataaaaGCTCTGGAAATATACAAGAAATTCTTAAGGAGAATGGAAAATGTTGAGGACTTCTTAAGGAAACTTCTTGTTAATTATCCTAGGAAGATCCCAGGATCGGGCTCCTGGTCTCCAGCCCTCTGCATAATATCCAAAGACAATCAACAACTGATCATGCATACGTGTCATGTGAGGAACATTAAATGTAAAGGATATTAAAAAGGTTGTTTATCTGTCTTGTGAATGTCAGAGACCTCTAGTCCAGGCTGATATCATTGTCTCTTTGACAGCCAAATTTCCTCTCAGGGCTAAATTGAGCAACAGCCTAACGGATGAGGGAGATTGCAACATAACGTATTCCACTTTTAATTTCACTCTTACATTACTGTGTCTAGTACAGGATTGGTTTCCTTTCACACTCTTTCGagtagaaagaaatgtaaaaaacctTTTATGAGGGCCATCTGATTCCGGATGCTGCGATCACACGCGTCCTGAGCACCAATCAGAAGGTAGATCTGCTCTTCTCTTGTGATCACATCGTCAGAGTCTATCTGAGGATGACATTTATAttggaaaaagaaaataattaatgGATACATTAGTTATCATGGGTGGGGAGATGGGCTCCGCGATGGGAATTGAAGACAGCGCGTTAACAAGCAAACAACAACACTGTCGTGAGGTACCCCGGCGACAACACGTTGTAACGAGCTGTCAACACTCATCTGCTCTGCGTTTTACTAATCCAACATCATTCACGTGTCAGAGCGTGTTTTTATAAATAGCAGCCAACCGCACTGCCGTCCAGAGACATGTGGTCAGCGTTCGGGTTAGGCTGTTGATTTGAAGTGATTCTTCAACCACAGCCCAGGACATGAGCCCCCTCCCAAGGGTCCAATTTGGTGTCTTGGGGAGTCGTGAAATAGTTGTACATGGATGCAGAATGTAACGCTGCCATGCCAGGCCTTCtccagaggggtgtgtgtgtgggggggggggggacacggctGGCCCCCTGCCTGCATGCAGTTTGCTTTCTCCGTAGACCGCTGAACAATTGTTGTAAATCGAATCCCGTTTTCTTCCCCACGGGCCTGTTTTTCTAGAACTGTTCCCTCTTACCGTCCACAATTGGTTATGCTTGCGTGTCAATCAAGATCTCTTCCTGACAAGTGAGGGCTTCTTGATGTTAACGAATTTGTTCTATTACCTCATTGGCCCACCCAGTAGTAAAGCTTACATTAGGTCCCCATTGGAACTGACACAGTGTTAGAGCTAAAGGCACTACTGACTCGTTTCTGCCCACACACCGAGTGGTCAGAGCAACACCGGACAACTGAACTGACTCAGTGTCAGAGATAAACCAGACCCCATAGACGTGACTCCTTCATCATGCAAACCTCCCAATGTATTCTATGGATTTAAAATGAGCCTAAATGTAATCATTGTTTATCAATACAGACTTTTGTGCTCTCCTTCCAGAATTAATAGATTCtagataaataaatactgtGACAGCATAGCGCGCCCAGACAGGCCCATTCATTCGTTTCACTCAGTGGGCtgtaggtcagaggtcagaggtcgatGTGTATTATCCTGTGGAAAACTGAGATCAGGTTAGAGCTGCCCTGAGGGTCAGGCAAACCTTGCTCTTAACCCTGGTCCACCAACGACGGACAAGCCCTGACAAAAAGGAGATAACTTACCTTGAAGCTGCATTGGGTTGTTGCTAAATAGCCTCATATTTTGTATATTTCTGGTGTTACCTGTCCATCATTATTACTCAGCTGGTCTGTTAATACTACTTTGGATAATCCCATTGCATGATTGATTTCATTTTGGATATTCTTTGTTGTAATTCAACCATTACGGTGTTCGACAACTTTACCTATTTCTGATTTTGCTATTGCTTTTATGTCTCCCCACACTACTGCCCCTACTGCACATTTCGCATCCTGCAGAATTGGGCCTCAAATGGCTATATAAATGTACCTGATTCAGTGATTAGACCATACATAAAACTTATTTTACAGGTGGAACATGATGACATATTTGTTATATTTAAACAATAACAGATGTGATTTTACTTGAAATGTCATTCATATGTCACATGTCAACTATCCCAAAACACAAATCTGAATAACCTCATCAGCCATCCATTGATGACAGCCAATGAAGCAGGCTTCTACTCACCAGTGCAGTCACAGTCTTCAGGGAGAGCTGGTGCAAAAGGAGGATGCAGATCCAGACAGAAATCATGACTGTTTCCATCCCTCTATCTGGTTACCATAACTACCCAGATACCTTTAAAAGCTTTGATACCATAGCTGTTCTGCCTGCTACATCTTCATGTCTTGCATCTGAAGAACCACCACGTATGACCCCGCCTTCAGCCCTGCTGGGTAGCTGGGGGTGTGGTCTGCTTTGGGAGGAGTTTCAGAAAGGAGGAGACCCACGGCTGAGGCTTTCATTCACATATTGTACTACTCTCAAGACCATGCTGTGTTCTAACAATGCTCAGGAATCTGATTGTATTTTAGGCTTTAATTTGCTGTTTCAATGTTGTTATACACTGGGAATAGACGAGACCACAAAACGAAAAATGAATAGCCCACACTTCATGGCTAATAAACACATAGACTGAAGTTTTGCATGCTAAAAACAAgggtgtaaaaaaaaagagagaaacggTTGACCCTGTATTAATCAGTTAAATTAAATATGATATAGAGTGGAGGAAAATATAAAGCCCAGTCTAAGCTAGAATAAGGTTAGAATTTAACAAAGGAAACATTTGGGTACTTTCTGCTGGAGGTGATAGAAAGGGGATTATTTTAAACCTCAGCTCCCCCTCCTGACCAGTGGATGGCGGTATTGCACCCCAATGGTATGTGTGGCCGCCGTTAAAATCACAAAGAAGATTCATTTCGAAGTGTTTCTTCCCTCAAGGACGgctggatgtttttttttttaatgactatAGATTATAAGTCCATGATGTCCCCATACTAAGGTAGTACCTCTTCTCACCCCAGCCCAGCACACTATTGTTAGTTATGTATTGGTTCTCCTAGCGCTATATAGAGTGCAGAACTGTATTTTGCATTGCATAGATTACTGACAGGTGAGCTGTCAGTACACAACACCAAATGGTGTCAGTTCTATATAGATGTCTTAAGACAACCTGACTGAGCTGTGTGTGAGTTGAACCTTAAAATGATCTTGTAAATGCAAGTGCATGCGATTATTACAGTGATAAGTGTAAGACAAACAATGCACCTCACTAGCAAAGTACAAAAacattctctgtgtgtgtgtgtgtgtgtgtgtgtgtgtgtgtgtgtgtgtgtgtgtgtgtgtgtgtgtgtgtgtgtgtgtgtgtgtgtgtgtgtgtgtgtgtgtgtgtgtgtgtgtgttttaatgtgtgtccATTGTATTTTGCATTGTTAGGGTCATGGCAGGAGGAGTCGTGCTGAGAGGGATAGCCCACGCAGCTCCAAGAAACCTTTCCTTCACCTGCTCATCGACCGAACTGAGGCGGATACTTCTTTCTGGTCCTGTGGACCAGCTGGCCAGATCCTCAACTACAAGTGTACCAGCTAGTGTACCAGCTACTAGTGTACCAGCTACAAGTGTACCAGCTACAAGTGTACCAGCTACAAGTGTACCAGCTAGTGTCCTAGCTAGAAGTGTACCAGCTAGTGTACCACCTACAAGTGTACCACCTACAAGTGTACCAGCTAGTGTCCTAGCTAGAAGGACACCAGCTACAAGTATACCAACTGCTAGTGTCCTAGTTAGATGTGTACTAGCAAGAAGTGTACTAGCAAGAAGTGTACCAGCAACAAGTGTCCTAGCTAGTGCCCTAGCTAGGAGTGTACCAGTTAGAAGGCTCCACTTGGACACCTCACATTGTGCGGGACATAACAAGTGGTCCAAGGTGAAACACATCAAAGGACCGAGGGATGAAGCCCGTGGCAAAATGTTTATGAAGTATGGCATGATGATCAGAATAGCAGTGAAAGGTAATCATATTCATGTTACGGCGCTTATAAAATCCCTGAAAGTGTTTGCGTGCCGTCGTTTCATCTAAACCCCCCGCCATGTGttgcagagggggggcccaacCCGGACTTTAACGCCACTTTAGCCCAAATATTGGAGCAATGCCGCGGTCACAACATGCCCAAGGCCTCCATCGACGCCGCCATCAAGAACGCGGTAGGTTAGACGGTATTATCACCTCCACTGTACTAGACAACATGAATGATGGTGAAGAAAATGGCGTACACATGTTGTCGACACTTATCAACTCTAAATACTGAACCATCTATAATAATGTCAATAATGGAGCCTTGAAACGTACTGATGTCCATCGATTTGAAAGGATTTCTATTACGGTTTATATGTTGATTCAGGTGTTATTCCTTTAGACACTGATGTTTAATCTCATGTTCTATGTTAAATATTCGCTTCAGCACAATTCCCCTGCTCTTTGTTGGGACGCTGTGGAACAGGTGCGTTCCTCTATAAGACTTCTCTTTTCCCTGACAGGAGAAGGCTAAGACCGGCACCCAGCACACGTACGAAGCCCGGGGACCGGGGGGATTTGCGTTGCTCATCGAGGTCCTGACCGACAACAACACTCGCACCAACCAGGAAATCAAACACCTGCTGAAAACAAACGGGTCATTTTTACTATTTATTATTACTGCTGCTGTAGACGTACTGTCATGTATTTCAGAAGAGAGTGAGATTACCACCTAAATACTTCTGTAGAGGTGTTAGGATTCAAGGGAGGGCTGAGACTGAGATTCTGTTCCTGTCCACAGGGGGGTGCTGTCGGACGGGGCCCGTCACACTTTTGACAGGAAAGGAGTGGTCGTGGCCGAGGCCGGAAGCGTCTCCCTCGAAGAGGCCCTGGAGCTGGCCATCGAAGCGGGGGCAGAAGATGTCcgggagatggaggaagaggaggagaggccgaTGCTGCAGGTAAGAGGAAGAAGGCCACTACTGTGGACGCGTACGTCCATTGGAGCCACCATGTGAAGTTTCGCTATGTGATGTTTTTCTCATAATTTTTTGGAAGTTCCTCAGAGTCTCATGGATCTGTatgttttctgtctgtctgtcggtcttcaGTTCATCTGCAGCCAGGCAGAGTTGAGTTCTGTGAGGGCTTGGCTGGAGAGCCGAGGAGGAATCCACATTGTGTCTTCGGGACTGGAGTTCGTGTCCCACACACCGTTGCTGCTGGAGCGCAGTCAGCTGGAGGCGGCCTCCGTTCTGCTGGAGGCCCTGAACGACTGCCCTGACGTGCTGCGGGTGTGGGACAACATCCAGGCTGAACATTGAACACTGTGACACCCAACCTCACCCATGTAGGGTGCCACTGTCCACATCGCAGCCTTCACAGGGTGCCTTCATCCCAACCTCCATCGGCTTACCTGTATCCCAACCTGATGGTGTGAGACAACATCCAGGCTGAACACTGAAACACTGGGACATAGTTTACCTATAGGGTATCTAcataataatgtataataataataatgaattgcATTTATGATGTGCTTTTATCAGTTAGGGATTTGTGATTGctgtattaaaataaatacacgtACAAAGTTTTCGACACAGTTTAATCTTTCAAAGAAAGTACTTTTTTAAGGAAGCCTCCAGTGTGTTTCTCATAGGTAAGACATAATCATGTTTCTCAGCCAGGATTTGCTTTATTTCACTTTGGCTCCCTCTCTTGGTCACTGAGCTCTCCTACACCTCTTAACCAATACCTCGCCCGTTACAGCAGGGCTGTTCGTCACACCTGGGCTGGATTTCCATTCGTTACCTCAGGATTCCGACACCTCAAACGAACAGTGCGAGCAGTAGTCATCAAGCAGGAGCCAAGTAGGAGCATAGACCGGTCTCACAGTGCCTTCATCCCTGAATCAACACCGGTGTCGCTCATGACGCCAATAAGGGGTCTGCCACTTTTATGTACCAGGCACATGCTGAATGGTAAATGGTTGATATGGTCACTAGCTCTGACTACCACCCCGCGCCCAGTCAGGACCGAGCTCTGATCCACACCTCACGCCGACACCTTTGTGAAAGGGTCTATTTAGGCCCATCGAGACAGCTGAGCATCTTCAGAGCCACTCAAGTCCACTTCGACAGTTGATCACGTTGCAATCACAACCTGTTAATTTGTTATATGTGGCTGACTCATAGGCTGActcatattattatataaatgaATAATCAGAAAAGCATCAAGTGTTAGAACAATTGTAAGACATTAttccaccaaagaaaaatgCTACTATGAGAAAGAAATTGTCTGTTTTGAGTTTGTGGAAGAAAATGTATGTACTGTTGGTGAACTTCCCATAGTTTATGTATAAACAAATGGACATCATATTACAAAGGCAAGTTATGGCCTATGCTTGTGTCTGAAGGTCATATCCAAGGTAATTCTCTGTATGTACTGCTGGTGAAGACTAATTAGCAATGTAATTAGCATCTGAGTCAGTGCTATTCAGTAGCATTAACGATAACAACTGTTTGATTGTTTAATGCATTTCTATCCCTGTCATCAATTTCCCCAATAGCCTGGTTAACATAAAATGGAAATTGTTATTGTCAGAAAACTATTGCAAAGGCAAATTATCAATGATTTCTTATTGATTAGCATTTCATGGCCTGGAAGCTATAGTGTAGAATTGATCGGTTGCTATAGTGTAACATTGACTTGCTGCCTGTGTTGTGTCCGCTCACAGCTCAGTTCACTGCAGCGGTAC contains these protein-coding regions:
- the taco1 gene encoding translational activator of cytochrome c oxidase 1, with the translated sequence MAGGVVLRGIAHAAPRNLSFTCSSTELRRILLSGPVDQLARSSTTSVPASVPATSVPATSVPATSVPATSVPASVLARSVPASVPPTSVPPTSVPASVLARRTPATSIPTASVLVRCVLARSVLARSVPATSVLASALARSVPVRRLHLDTSHCAGHNKWSKVKHIKGPRDEARGKMFMKYGMMIRIAVKEGGPNPDFNATLAQILEQCRGHNMPKASIDAAIKNAEKAKTGTQHTYEARGPGGFALLIEVLTDNNTRTNQEIKHLLKTNGGVLSDGARHTFDRKGVVVAEAGSVSLEEALELAIEAGAEDVREMEEEEERPMLQFICSQAELSSVRAWLESRGGIHIVSSGLEFVSHTPLLLERSQLEAASVLLEALNDCPDVLRVWDNIQAEH